The Halictus rubicundus isolate RS-2024b chromosome 3, iyHalRubi1_principal, whole genome shotgun sequence genome includes a region encoding these proteins:
- the Sbf gene encoding SET domain binding factor, protein MLGAITPTQSHEYTEMSRLADYFVVVGYDHEKERGGISNGIILQRFPEKDWPDTPFIEGIEWFCQPQGWALSTERQEPRFFVSILTDIDANRHYCACMCFNETVSIVPSKPVDEEEDPVDGDSRSLVRTIPTIAHHSIMYAPKCLVLVSRLDYIETFRNCLGIIYTVYVENHGIPLETLVGNILGCIQVPPAGGPQVRFSIGAGDRQALQPPISPSLPLTHTSVNLLFQQLGIRNVLVLFCAVMTEHKILFHSASYSRLTEGCRALTALMYPFRYTHVYIPLLPAALVEVLSTPTPFIMGVHSSLKYEVAELMDVIVADLDGGSIMVPDGVSLPLLPEPLLSQTQDALSLVLQPELLCADYAFPPLATRAPHSPMLDKEIRAVFMRTFAQLLQGYRSCLTLIRIHPKPVITFHKAAFLGERGLTDCDFTTRVLDCMFFTSFIAERGPPWRACDVWDELYSNLSDQLKQEAQDHRLILTHIQELAQQLYTNENPNPQPYVQKILKPPEGAFARIHQPLLPRINPEQVQAIIDEGLAKNNLRVRLSSLRPSQPRIVPMGPHISFVHDTRHLVSNSARRLEVLRNCINCIFENKISDARKTFPAVLRTLKSKAARLALCMELSQHVVGNKAMLEHQQFDLVVRLMNCALQDDSSMDEHGVAAALLPLATAFCRKLCTGVIQFAYTCIQEHPVWQNQQFWEDAFYLDVQKDIKRLYLPGENSPPRLISDGILSPISPRDGKEFPFRDRYSIYQIQEPSALEIAAEQMRIWPTIDPEKQRELIASEESTMYSQAIHYANRMVYLLVPLDIGAKTHRQDNIYDDERASNSITNSVASDSGDAESGFEETDPGETGCAVIRMVSRFVDRVCTEGGVSTEHVRCLHQMVPGVVHMHIETLEAVHRESKRLPPIQKPKILTPNMLPGEEVIMDGLRVYLLPDGREESPAGLPKIPPLLPAEGAIFLTNYRIVFKGIPCDPFACEQLVVRAFPVTSLTKEKRVAVQHLAHLDQCLQEGLQLRSCTFQLIKLAFDEEVTPENIETLRKLVHKARYPPHIFHHFAFNGQVLVTPTAHHKGKEKNATLKGFAKKTLLKTARKAGFKPKQSSKRQKYVLPNMNMITSNKFMTSPGRMSLPVTDNNDLSHDDDLSVDDFEIPGIVAQPQPPTDAKTLERLSERSYVRDWYRLGLYSNGPHSNRRNEPFRLSSVNCAYMICRSYPALLIVPSSVSDESIRRFCRLYRHNRIPVVTWRHPRTKALLIRGAGYHGKGVIGMLKAHPASAANLKATSSETTSSLEQEKYIMALVAVTPLSALRQGSAWGMSDSSLSIDSLLLAAEDRNATPEQSRRNPFNKAIGTLSSSGGKGPKNFGRWGSLKDKRHNSQASLTSVHQRGTVRHSADSDSGTECVHTFQRAVLYILGEKAHMKGVKAESAPKTDFIPVEYYDARHTKAAFKKLMRACIPSSPNVEPDQSFYKLIESSEWLQQLQNLMQLSGAVIDLMDVQGSSVAVCLEQGWDTTTTVCSVAQVCLDPHYRTIDGFRTLIEKEWLGFGHRFGHRSNLAANSQTTNFTPTFLQFLDIVHQIQKQFPLAFEFNEYYLKFLAYHSVSCRFRTFLLDCEFDRVECGITAVEDKRGSLTSHHKGVDTGSDDETIYPGGRLAGTNTGCNLGQSIFDYIEKQHARCPLFYNFMYTPNTEHTVLRPVSHLPSLDIWQYYIEEELAHGPAYDLEVLQQDSQQEEEAEAADGVVKSNRKVITQGYDSISTMIPDQFSYLLEEIHKLETELGHLPQKWKVLWDKLELPNTDSLARHASFSTTLVRYHGRLIHKRSTLELLLRGKLAGGNNAGNDGSVYAHPHRFERLDSATPTHCDACSGVLWGPVKAGLRCVDCGHVCHDKCADAVPKNCTKYKTVTDNLQTHTLTRSGGDNGSVNSSVATIQTSSQQYYEQFSSNVAENRTHEGYLYKRGALLKGWKQRWFVLDSIKHQLRYYDAMEDSHCKGYIDLAEVVSVTPAAPMPGPPKKTDDKSFFDLRTNRRTYNFCAGDAATAQEWIEKVQACLQ, encoded by the exons ATGTTGGGCGCTATCACCCCCACGCAATCCCACGAGTACACCGAAATGTCCCGGTTAGCCGACTACTTTGTTGTGGTCGGCTACGACCACGAAAAAGAGA GAGGAGGCATAAGTAATGGAATTATTCTACAAAGATTTCCAGAAAAGGATTGGCCAGATACACCGTTTATTGAAGGAATAGAATGG TTTTGTCAACCGCAAGGATGGGCTTTATCTACAGAAAGACAAGAACCACGTTTTTTTGTGTCTATTTTAACTGATATTGATGCAAATCGTCATTACTGTGCTTGTATGTGTTTCAATGAGACAGTGTCGATTGTGCCAAGTAAACCtgtagatgaagaagaagatccCGTAGATGGTGATAGTCGTTCATTGGTTAGAACAATACCTACAATTGCACATCACAGCATTATGTACGCACCCAAATGTCTGGTGCTGGTTTCCAGACTCGATTACATTGAAACTTTTAGA aattgTCTTGGTATTATATACACTGTATATGTAGAAAATCATGGTATACCGTTAGAAACTCTGGTAGGAAATATATTAGGTTGTATACAAGTACCACCTGCTGGTGGGCCACAAGTACGTTTCAGCATTGGCGCAGGTGATCGTCAAGCGCTTCAACCTCCAATTAGTCCTTCTCTTCCATTAACTCATACTAGTGTAAATCTTTTATTTCAACAGTTAG GTATTCGTAATGTATTAGTATTGTTTTGTGCTGTTATGACGGAACATAAAATACTTTTCCACTCTGCGAGTTATTCACGATTGACTGAAGGATGTCGTGCTCTTACTGCACTAATGTATCCGTTCAGATACACGCATGTCTACATTCCTCTTTTGCCAGCAGCCTTGGTCGAAGTTCTGAGCACACCTACTCCTTTCATTATGGGCGTACACAGCTCGTTAAAATATGAAGTTGCAGAACTT ATGGATGTAATAGTTGCTGATCTAGATGGAGGTTCTATCATGGTTCCAGACGGTGTTTCACTTCCATTACTCCCAGAACCACTACTTTCACAAACACAGGACGCATTGTCCTTAGTACTGCAGCCTGAATTACTTTGTGCAGATTATGCCTTTCCACCACTTGCAACGAGAGCTCCCCATTCTCCTATGTTAGACAAAGAAATAAGAGCAGTTTTTATGAGAACATTTGCTCAATTGTTACAAGGCTATCGAAGCTGTTTAACACTAATAAGAATTCATCCCAAGCCTGTTATAACATTTCACAAG GCAGCTTTCTTAGGGGAACGAGGCTTGACAGATTGTGATTTCACGACTAGAGTTTTGGACTGCATGTTTTTTACTTCCTTTATTGCAGAAAGGGGACCACCATGGAGAGCTTGCGACGTGTGGGATGAATTGTATAGCAACTTGAGTGACCAATTAAAACAGGAAGCACAAGACCATA GACTTATTTTAACGCATATTCAAGAATTAGCACAACAATTGTACACAAATGAAAATCCAAATCCTCAGCCATACGTACAAAAGATTTTGAAACCACCCGAAGGAGCATTTGCTAGAATACATCAGCCACTTTTGCCACGCATTAATCCAGAGCAAGTTCAAGCAATTATAGATGAAGGTCTTGCCAAGAATAATCTCAGAGTTAG ATTATCATCGTTGAGGCCGTCGCAACCTCGTATTGTACCTATGGGTCCACATATCTCATTTGTTCATGACACTAGACATTTGGTCAGCAATTCTGCACGTAGACTTGAAGTTCTTCGTAACTGTATAAATtgtatatttgaaaataaaatatcggaTGCTCGGAAAACGTTTCCTGCTGTATTAAGGACGCTAAAGAGTAAAGCTGCTCGGCTAGCGCTTTGCATGGAGTTATCACAACACGTTGTTGGGAACAAAGCCATGTTGGAACATCAACAATTTGATCTTGTAGTCCGTTTGATGAATTGTGCGTTGCAAGACGATTCGTCAATGGATGAACACGGAGTTGCCGCTGCACTTCTTCCACTTGCGACTGCATTTTGTAGGAAACTTTGCACAGGAGTGATTCAATTTGCTTATACGTGCATTCAGGAACATCCTGTATGGCAAAACCAGCAATTTTGGGAAGACGCATTTTATTTGGACGTTCAAAAAGATATTAAACGATTATATCTCCCAGGGGAGAACTCTCCGCCACGGCTGATCAGTGATGGTATTTTGAGTCCAATAAGCCCGCGGGACGGAAAAGAATTTCCCTTCCGTGATCGCTACTCGATTTATCAAATTCAAGAACCATCAGCTCTTGAAATAGCTGCTGAACAAATGAGGATTTGGCCAACGATTGATCCAGAGAAACAAAGGGAGCTTATTGCAAGCGAAGAAAGTACTATGTACAGCCAAGCAATTCATTATGCAAATAGAATGGTGTATTTATTAGTTCCATTAGACATAGGAGCGAAGACTCATCGGCAAGATAACATTTACGACGATGAAAGAGCAAGTAATAGCATCACGAATAGTGTGGCGAGCGACAGTGGCGATGCAGAGTCTGGTTTCGAGGAAACTGATCCTGGAGAAACTGGTTGTGCCGTTATTCGAATGGTTTCACGATTTGTGGACCGTGTTTGCACCGAAGGTGGCGTAAGCACCGAGCACGTGAGATGTCTACATCAAATGGTTCCTGGCGTTGTTCATATGCACATTGAGACTCTCGAAGCTGTACATAGAGAAAGTAAAAGATTGCCTCCAATACAGAAGCCGAAAATCTTGACACCTAATATGTTGCCTGGTGAAGAAGTTATCATGGATGGTTTACGTGTTTACCTTCTACCGGACGGGAGAGAAGAAAGCCCAGCAGGATTACCAAAGATACCACCACTCTTGCCAGCGGAAGGAGCAATATTCCTCACTAATTACAGAATTGTATTTAAAGGAATACCTTGTGACCCATTTGCCTGTGAACAGTTAGTAGTTCGCGCATTTCCTGTAACATCCTTGACAAAGGAGAAACGAGTCGCCGTACAACACTTGGCGCACTTAGACCAGTGTTTGCAAGAAGGCCTTCAATTACGGTCTTGTACTTTTCAGTTAATAAAGTTAGCGTTCGACGAAGAAGTTACGCCTGAGAATATTGAAACATTAAGAAAGCTAGTCCATAAAGCTCGATATCCACCACATATTTTTCATCATTTTGCTTTTAATGGACAAGTATTAGTGACCCCAACTGCACATCATAAAGGAAAAGAGAAGAATGCTACCCTCAA AGGATTTGCCAAGAAAACTCTTCTGAAAACTGCGCGCAAGGCCGGTTTTAAACCGAAACAGTCGTCGAAAAGGCAAAAGTACGTCTTGCCAAATATGAACATGATTACTAGCAACAAATTTATGACATCACCTGGTCGAATGAGTTTACCAGTAACAGATAATAATGATTTAAGTCATGACGACGATCTCAGTG TAGATGACTTCGAAATTCCGGGCATCGTAGCTCAACCACAGCCACCAACTGACGCAAAAACCTTAGAGCGATTATCGGAACGTAGTTACGTCAGGGATTGGTATCGCTTGGGATTATATTCAAACGGTCCACATAGCAATCGTAGGAACGAACCGTTTCGGTTGTCTTCGGTGAATTGTGCCTATATGATTTGTAGAAGTTATCCTGCACTCCTTATAGTTCCTTCGTCGGTATCGGATGAAAGTATCCGAAGATTTTGTCGGCTTTATAGACACAATAGAATACCAGTTGTCACCTGGAGGCACCCCAGAACAAAAGCGCTTCTCATCAGAGGTGCCGGTTACCATGGAAAGGGTGTCATAGGCATGTTAAAAGCTCATCCAGCTTCCGCTGCTAACTTAAAAG CAACATCTTCAGAAACAACGTCCTCCCTAGAACAGGAGAAATACATAATGGCGCTTGTAGCTGTGACTCCATTATCTGCCTTGCGACAAGGTTCTGCCTGGGGAATGTCTGATAGTTCACTCAGTATTGATTCTTTATTGCTAGCCGCTGAAGATCGTAACGCTACTCCTGAGCAATCACGGCGGAATCCATTTAATAAAGCCATTGGAACATTAAG TTCATCAGGTGGTAAAGGTCCTAAAAATTTCGGACGTTGGGGCTCATTGAAAGACAAGAGACACAATTCTCAGGCTTCTTTAACATCAGTTCATCAGCGTGGAACTGTAAGACATTCTGCAGATTCGGACAGTGGTACAGAATGTGTTCATACATTCCAACGGGCTGTATTATATATTCTTGGTGAAAAAGCGCATATGAAa GGGGTTAAAGCTGAATCAGCGCCGAAAACCGACTTTATTCCAGTTGAATACTATGATGCAAGACATACTAAAGCCGCCTTTAAGAAACTCATGCGGGCTTGTATTCCTAGCTCTCCAAATGTAGAGCCTGACCAAAGTTTTTATAA ATTGATCGAGAGTTCAGAATGGTTGCAGCAACTTCAAAATTTAATGCAGTTGTCTGGTGCCGTTATTGATTTGATGGATGTACAAGGCTCATCAGTGGCCGTTTGTTTAGAACAGGGTTGGGATACCACAACAACAGTTTGTTCTGTTGCTCAAGTGTGTCTTGATCCACATTACAGAACTATCGATGGATTCCGAACTCTGATTGAGAAAGAATGGCTTGGATTTGGCCACAGATTCGGGCATAGAAGTAACCTTGCGGCGAATTCGCAAACTACTAATTTTACGCCTACTTTCCTACAGTTTCTTGACATAGTGCATCAAATCCAAAAACAGTTTCCATTAGCATTTGAATTCAATGAGTACTATTTAAAGTTTTTGGCATACCACTCGGTTTCATGTCGTTTCCGTACATTTTTGTTGGACTGTGAattcgatagggtagaatgTGGTATCACTGCCGTGGAAGATAAAAGAGGCTCGCTGACAAGTCATCATAAGGGAGTGGATACCGGAAGTGACGATGAAACCATTTATCCAGGCGGCAGATTAGCAGGGACAAATACAGGATGTAATCTTGGTCAAAGTATATTTGATTACATTGAGAAACAACATGCAAGATGtccattgttttataattttatgtaTACGCCTAATACGGAACACACGGTATTAAGACCTGTGTCTCACTTGCCGAGTCTTGATATTTGGCAGTATTATATAGAAGAAGAATTAGCTCATGGGCCTGCGTACGACTTAGAAGTACTGCAACAAGATTcacaacaagaagaagaagcagaagctgCTGATGGCGTTGTTAAAAGTAATCGCAAAGTGATTACACAAGG tTATGACAGTATAAGCACCATGATACCCGATCAATTTTCCTATCTCTTAGAAGAAATTCATAAACTGGAAACAGAGTTAGGTCATTTACCACAAAAATGGAAAGTTCTTTGGGATAAGCTTGAACTGCCAAACACGGATTCGCTTGCG CGTCACGCATCGTTTAGCACTACACTGGTCAGATATCATGGTCGATTGATTCATAAGCGTTCTACGTTGGAATTACTTCTCCGAGGCAAACTCGCAGGTGGAAATAATGCTGGAAATGATGGTTCCGTTTACGCACACCCACATAG ATTCGAAAGATTAGATTCAGCAACACCAACTCATTGTGACGCTTGCTCTGGTGTTTTATGGGGACCTGTGAAAGCTGGTTTGCGATGTGTAGACTGCGGTCATGTATGCCATGACAAGTGTGCTGACGCAGTTccaaaaaattgcacaaaatacaaaacagtgaCTGACAATTTACAAACACACACACTTACAAGAAGCGGTGGTGATAACGGAAGCGTAAACTCAA GTGTAGCAACGATACAAACTTCCTCGCAACAATATTATGAGCAATTCTCTAGTAATGTTGCAGAAAATAGAACCCATGAAGGATATCTTTATAAGCGAGGTGCTTTGCTTAAAGGTTGGAAACAAAGATGGTTCGTATTAGATTCTATAAAGCACCAGTTAAGATATTACGATGCAATGGAAGATTCTCATTGTAAAGGATACATAG aTCTAGCTGAAGTAGTGTCCGTAACCCCAGCTGCGCCAATGCCAGGACCACCAAAGAAAACTGACGATAAATCATTCTTTGAC CTTCGTACAAACAGACGGACATATAACTTTTGTGCTGGTGATGCAGCAACTGCGCAAGAATGGATCGAAAAAGTTCAAGCGTGCTTACAATAG
- the LOC143352856 gene encoding peptidyl-tRNA hydrolase 2, mitochondrial, translating to MNSDEINFSQMFLETALDAKVGFTVAAIIGYCLYRMMAISSRRRLKESEETDESSNDVVFTDEYDNYKLILVIRTDLKMGKGKVAAQCAHAAVAAYKAAVKHPKILQAWEESGQAKITVKVDSEDALKEIAKQARSVGLLANMIQDAGHTQIAPGSRTVCAVGPGPAPLIDQVTGHLKLF from the exons ATGAATTCCGATGAGATAAATTTTTCTCAAATGTTTCTTGAAACTGCTTTGGATGCAAAAGTGGGATTTACTGTTGCAGCAATAATAGGTTACTGTTTATATAGAATGATGGCAATATCAAGCagaagaagattaaaagaatctgAAGAAACAGATGAATCTTCAAACGATGTG GTATTCACTGACGAGTACGATAATTATAAACTTATCTTAGTAATCAGAACTGATTTAAAAATGGGAAAAGGTAAAGTTGCAGCACAATGTGCTcatgctgctgttgctgcaTATAAGGCAGCTGTAAAACATCCTAAAATTTTACAAGCTTGGGAAGAATCTGGACAGGCAAAGATTACTGTCAAG gttGACAGTGAAGATGCTTTAAAAGAAATAGCAAAACAAGCAAGATCTGTAGGACTTTTGGCAAATATGATACAAGATGCTGGCCACACACAAATAGCACCTGGAAGTAGAACTGTATGTGCAGTTGGTCCAGGTCCAGCTCCATTGATAGACCAAGTGACTGgacatttaaaattgttttaa